A genomic window from Pagrus major chromosome 23, Pma_NU_1.0 includes:
- the LOC141019278 gene encoding uncharacterized protein isoform X1 has product MNDAQQEMSPDFVLMRLVSAAEYDRLDEPDDLMSGGGGFGPVKSVLGHHGGGISGGFDLDPSGPSAGLGSASPHYSSPLPGKGELDGGLVLTQAPPGSEAPLSPPPPEDFAVAAQRFVDFPVQHGSGGHGSRAQLMVFQNLLRSGDRILECGLEQPPPGFLQEEAERQRQQLDSGSGPGPGSTTAGPGPGGGKDQSSHCIPSAEENLQPQQPQLLQWHPVLTLSKGSDGSQTPQQVVPALDSESGSVLCHRHRLLTDRLAKWPPGLLDQALRLGLLEPRKNCPAGGEDPVLALARRLGQLGEGREGGGGGGGEMVPRCSCHSVLASGTGGMGPGEDPSETSDALLVLEGLGSEEVGRLGEQGDRGGGDMGDAEKGDRGGVEGMCVGAGPVFSSGTLSGLMRQVHRLAEEAGVCTDQSCRASLSVLGAAVSLPPCVDPRAPISSSTAPCPYPPVRPQALQAAAALSPDPHPSSSPDPSPRPPHQHQSRSQPQSRATTPKLGIASGGVVGRCASPLVVLEGEMGGGGREGEKTPRGKSRKGGSLKVRLSKLFRTKSSSGGSGGLLDKRPSLASSTSSGGSLLDVWGSTCSNTEQDGSRLQVSRPHSAFSPVPFSPPFTGETVSLVDVDISRRGVNSLHPPTPPPPPRRSLSLLDDFGGPPQQQGPFMERSVGASMQSLPPRPLALPPSLSAIQHSLSLNDTFLRGLPRPVPLRPDAQHPPPRLAPRCPLSRPDASSFATSLRELEKCGWYWGPMNWEDAEMKLKGKPDGSFLVRDSSDPRYILSLSFRSQGVTHHTRMEHYRGTFSLWCHPKFEDRCHSVVEFIERAIMHSKNGKFLYFLRSRVPGLPPTPVQLLYPVSRFSSVKSLQHLCRFCIRQLVRIDHIQELPLPTPLISYLRKFYYYDPEEEINPSLKERGGPEPSSQPGVQSQT; this is encoded by the exons ATGAATGACGCGCAGCAAGAAATGTCTCCGGACTTCGTCCTGATGCGGCTCGTGTCCGCGGCCGAGTACGACCGGCTGGACGAGCCCGACGACCTGATGTCCGGAGGCGGCGGCTTCGGGCCCGTGAAATCCGTGCTGGGTCACCACGGCGGCGGCATCAGCGGCGGGTTTGATCTGGACCCCAGCGGCCCCTCCGCAGGCCTCGGCTCGGCCTCCCCGCACTACAGCTCGCCGCTCCCCGGGAAAGGAGAGCTGGACGGCGGACTGGTGTTGACGCAGGCTCCGCCGGGCTCCGAGGCGCCGCTGTCTCCTCCGCCGCCGGAGGACTTCGCCGTAGCGGCCCAGCGGTTCGTGGACTTCCCGGTTCAGCACGGCTCGGGGGGGCACGGGTCGAGGGCGCAGCTGATGGTCTTTCAGAACCTGCTGCGGTCCGGAGACCGGATCCTGGAGTGCGGACTGGAGCAGCCGCCCCCGGGCTTCCTccaggaggaggcagagagacagagacagcagctgGACTCCGGATCAGGTCCCGGTCCTGGTAGCACAACAGCCGGTCCCGGTCCTGGAGGCGGGAAGGACCAAAGCTCACACTGCATCCCGTCTGCAGAGGAGAACCTGCAGCCCCAGCAGCCTCAGCTCCTCCAGTGGCACCCGGTCCTCACACTGTCCAAAGGCTCTGACGGGTCCCAGACCCCCCAGCAGGTTGTCCCGGCTCTGGACTCTGAGTCCGGGTCGGTCCTGTGTCACCGACACCGCCTGCTGACTGACCGACTGGCTAAATGGCCCCCGGGCCTGCTGGACCAAGCCCTGCGCCTGGGCCTGCTGGAGCCCAGGAAGAACTGCCCCGCCGGGGGAGAGGACCCGGTCCTGGCTCTGGCCCGGAGGCTGGGTCAgctgggggaggggagggagggaggaggcggTGGGGGAGGCGAGATGGTCCCCCGGTGTTCCTGTCACAGCGTGCTGGCCTCGGGGACGGGGGGCATGGGGCCCGGCGAGGACCCCAGTGAGACCAGCGATGCCCTGCTGGTCCTGGAAGGTCTTGGTTCTGAGGAGGTGGGAAGACTCGGGGAGCAAGGGGACAGGGGGGGAGGGGACATGGGGGACGCAGAGAAAGGGGACAGGGGGGGCGTGGAGGGGATGTGTGTGGGCGCGGGGCCTGTGTTCTCCAGCGGGACTCTGAGCGGTCTGATGCGGCAGGTCCACAGACTGGCGGAGGAGGCCGGGGTCTGTACCGACCAGAGCTGCCGGGCCTCGCTGTCCGTCCTCGGCGCCGCGGTGTCCCTGCCCCCCTGCGTAGACCCCCGAGCccccatcagcagcagcactgcCCCCTGCCCGTACCCCCCTGTCCGCCCGCAGGCCctccaggctgcagcagctctctccCCTGACCCTCACCCGTCCTCCAGCCCGGACCCGAGCCCCCGTCCCCCGCACCAGCACCAGTCCCGCTCCCAGCCCCAGAGCCGGGCCACCACCCCCAAACTTGGCATTGCCTCGGGGGGAGTGGTGGGGCGATGCGCCTCCCCCCTGGTGGTCCTAGAGGGcgagatgggaggaggagggagggagggggagaagaCGCCTCGGGGGAAGTCAAGGAAAGGGGGGTCCCTGAAGGTCCGGCTCAGCAAGCTTTTCAGAACCAAGAGCTCCAGTGGGGGGTCCGGGGGGCTGCTGGACAAGAGGCCGTCCCTCGCCTCGTCCACCTCGTCTGGGGGGAGTCTGCTGGACGTGTGGGGGTCCACCTGCAGCAACACGGAGCAGGACGGCAGCAG GCTGCAGGTGTCCAGACCTCACAGTGCCTTCTCTCCGGTGCCCTTCAGTCCTCCTTTCACcg gtgagACGGTGTCTCTGGTTGATGTGGATATTTCTCGGAGGGGGGTGAACTCTCTTCACCCCCCAACACCTCCTCCCCCGCCCAGACGGAGCCTCAGTCTGCTCg ATGACTTCGGAGGTCCTCCTCAGCAGCAGGGTCCCTTCATGGAGCGCAGCGTCGGGGCGTCCATGCAGTCTCTGCCCCCCCGACCGCTGGCCCTGCCCCCCTCCCTCAGCGCCATCCAGCACAGCCTGAGCCTCAacg aTACCTTCCTCAGAGGTTTACCGAGGCCCGTCCCTCTGCGGCCCGACGCTCAGCACCCCCCTCCCCGACTCGCCCCACGCTGCCCCCTCAGTCGACCCGACGCCAGCAGCTTCGCCACCAGCCTCAGAGAACTGGAGAAG tgtgggTGGTACTGGGGGCCGATGAACTGGGAGGACGCAGAGATGAAGCTGAAGGGAAAACCCGACGGATCGTTTCTGGTTCGAGACAGTTCAGACCCGCGATACATCCTGAGCCTGAGCTTCAGATCACAGGGAGTCACACACCACACACGCATGGAGCACTAcagag gGACGTTCAGTCTCTGGTGTCATCCTAAATTTGAGGATCGCTGTCACTCGGTGGTTGAGTTCATAGAAAGAGCCATCATGCACTCCAAGAACGGAAAGTTCCTCTACTTCCTGCGCTCCAGAGTCCCCG GTCTGCCCCCGACCCCGGTCCAGCTCCTGTACCCGGTCTCCAGGTTCAGCAGCGTTAAATCTCTGCAGCATCTGTGTCGCTTCTGCATCAGACAGCTGGTCCGTATCGACCACATCCAGGAGCTGCCGCTGCCCAC GCCTCTGATCTCCTACCTGAGGAAGTTTTATTACTACGACCCCGAAGAGGAGATCAACCCGTCCCTGAAGGAGCGAGGAGGACCGGAGCCCAGCAGCCAGCCGGGGGTCCAGTCTCAAACGTAG
- the LOC141019278 gene encoding uncharacterized protein isoform X2, with amino-acid sequence MNDAQQEMSPDFVLMRLVSAAEYDRLDEPDDLMSGGGGFGPVKSVLGHHGGGISGGFDLDPSGPSAGLGSASPHYSSPLPGKGELDGGLVLTQAPPGSEAPLSPPPPEDFAVAAQRFVDFPVQHGSGGHGSRAQLMVFQNLLRSGDRILECGLEQPPPGFLQEEAERQRQQLDSGSGPGPGSTTAGPGPGGGKDQSSHCIPSAEENLQPQQPQLLQWHPVLTLSKGSDGSQTPQQVVPALDSESGSVLCHRHRLLTDRLAKWPPGLLDQALRLGLLEPRKNCPAGGEDPVLALARRLGQLGEGREGGGGGGGEMVPRCSCHSVLASGTGGMGPGEDPSETSDALLVLEGLGSEEVGRLGEQGDRGGGDMGDAEKGDRGGVEGMCVGAGPVFSSGTLSGLMRQVHRLAEEAGVCTDQSCRASLSVLGAAVSLPPCVDPRAPISSSTAPCPYPPVRPQALQAAAALSPDPHPSSSPDPSPRPPHQHQSRSQPQSRATTPKLGIASGGVVGRCASPLVVLEGEMGGGGREGEKTPRGKSRKGGSLKVRLSKLFRTKSSSGGSGGLLDKRPSLASSTSSGGSLLDVWGSTCSNTEQDGSRLQVSRPHSAFSPVPFSPPFTDDFGGPPQQQGPFMERSVGASMQSLPPRPLALPPSLSAIQHSLSLNDTFLRGLPRPVPLRPDAQHPPPRLAPRCPLSRPDASSFATSLRELEKCGWYWGPMNWEDAEMKLKGKPDGSFLVRDSSDPRYILSLSFRSQGVTHHTRMEHYRGTFSLWCHPKFEDRCHSVVEFIERAIMHSKNGKFLYFLRSRVPGLPPTPVQLLYPVSRFSSVKSLQHLCRFCIRQLVRIDHIQELPLPTPLISYLRKFYYYDPEEEINPSLKERGGPEPSSQPGVQSQT; translated from the exons ATGAATGACGCGCAGCAAGAAATGTCTCCGGACTTCGTCCTGATGCGGCTCGTGTCCGCGGCCGAGTACGACCGGCTGGACGAGCCCGACGACCTGATGTCCGGAGGCGGCGGCTTCGGGCCCGTGAAATCCGTGCTGGGTCACCACGGCGGCGGCATCAGCGGCGGGTTTGATCTGGACCCCAGCGGCCCCTCCGCAGGCCTCGGCTCGGCCTCCCCGCACTACAGCTCGCCGCTCCCCGGGAAAGGAGAGCTGGACGGCGGACTGGTGTTGACGCAGGCTCCGCCGGGCTCCGAGGCGCCGCTGTCTCCTCCGCCGCCGGAGGACTTCGCCGTAGCGGCCCAGCGGTTCGTGGACTTCCCGGTTCAGCACGGCTCGGGGGGGCACGGGTCGAGGGCGCAGCTGATGGTCTTTCAGAACCTGCTGCGGTCCGGAGACCGGATCCTGGAGTGCGGACTGGAGCAGCCGCCCCCGGGCTTCCTccaggaggaggcagagagacagagacagcagctgGACTCCGGATCAGGTCCCGGTCCTGGTAGCACAACAGCCGGTCCCGGTCCTGGAGGCGGGAAGGACCAAAGCTCACACTGCATCCCGTCTGCAGAGGAGAACCTGCAGCCCCAGCAGCCTCAGCTCCTCCAGTGGCACCCGGTCCTCACACTGTCCAAAGGCTCTGACGGGTCCCAGACCCCCCAGCAGGTTGTCCCGGCTCTGGACTCTGAGTCCGGGTCGGTCCTGTGTCACCGACACCGCCTGCTGACTGACCGACTGGCTAAATGGCCCCCGGGCCTGCTGGACCAAGCCCTGCGCCTGGGCCTGCTGGAGCCCAGGAAGAACTGCCCCGCCGGGGGAGAGGACCCGGTCCTGGCTCTGGCCCGGAGGCTGGGTCAgctgggggaggggagggagggaggaggcggTGGGGGAGGCGAGATGGTCCCCCGGTGTTCCTGTCACAGCGTGCTGGCCTCGGGGACGGGGGGCATGGGGCCCGGCGAGGACCCCAGTGAGACCAGCGATGCCCTGCTGGTCCTGGAAGGTCTTGGTTCTGAGGAGGTGGGAAGACTCGGGGAGCAAGGGGACAGGGGGGGAGGGGACATGGGGGACGCAGAGAAAGGGGACAGGGGGGGCGTGGAGGGGATGTGTGTGGGCGCGGGGCCTGTGTTCTCCAGCGGGACTCTGAGCGGTCTGATGCGGCAGGTCCACAGACTGGCGGAGGAGGCCGGGGTCTGTACCGACCAGAGCTGCCGGGCCTCGCTGTCCGTCCTCGGCGCCGCGGTGTCCCTGCCCCCCTGCGTAGACCCCCGAGCccccatcagcagcagcactgcCCCCTGCCCGTACCCCCCTGTCCGCCCGCAGGCCctccaggctgcagcagctctctccCCTGACCCTCACCCGTCCTCCAGCCCGGACCCGAGCCCCCGTCCCCCGCACCAGCACCAGTCCCGCTCCCAGCCCCAGAGCCGGGCCACCACCCCCAAACTTGGCATTGCCTCGGGGGGAGTGGTGGGGCGATGCGCCTCCCCCCTGGTGGTCCTAGAGGGcgagatgggaggaggagggagggagggggagaagaCGCCTCGGGGGAAGTCAAGGAAAGGGGGGTCCCTGAAGGTCCGGCTCAGCAAGCTTTTCAGAACCAAGAGCTCCAGTGGGGGGTCCGGGGGGCTGCTGGACAAGAGGCCGTCCCTCGCCTCGTCCACCTCGTCTGGGGGGAGTCTGCTGGACGTGTGGGGGTCCACCTGCAGCAACACGGAGCAGGACGGCAGCAG GCTGCAGGTGTCCAGACCTCACAGTGCCTTCTCTCCGGTGCCCTTCAGTCCTCCTTTCACcg ATGACTTCGGAGGTCCTCCTCAGCAGCAGGGTCCCTTCATGGAGCGCAGCGTCGGGGCGTCCATGCAGTCTCTGCCCCCCCGACCGCTGGCCCTGCCCCCCTCCCTCAGCGCCATCCAGCACAGCCTGAGCCTCAacg aTACCTTCCTCAGAGGTTTACCGAGGCCCGTCCCTCTGCGGCCCGACGCTCAGCACCCCCCTCCCCGACTCGCCCCACGCTGCCCCCTCAGTCGACCCGACGCCAGCAGCTTCGCCACCAGCCTCAGAGAACTGGAGAAG tgtgggTGGTACTGGGGGCCGATGAACTGGGAGGACGCAGAGATGAAGCTGAAGGGAAAACCCGACGGATCGTTTCTGGTTCGAGACAGTTCAGACCCGCGATACATCCTGAGCCTGAGCTTCAGATCACAGGGAGTCACACACCACACACGCATGGAGCACTAcagag gGACGTTCAGTCTCTGGTGTCATCCTAAATTTGAGGATCGCTGTCACTCGGTGGTTGAGTTCATAGAAAGAGCCATCATGCACTCCAAGAACGGAAAGTTCCTCTACTTCCTGCGCTCCAGAGTCCCCG GTCTGCCCCCGACCCCGGTCCAGCTCCTGTACCCGGTCTCCAGGTTCAGCAGCGTTAAATCTCTGCAGCATCTGTGTCGCTTCTGCATCAGACAGCTGGTCCGTATCGACCACATCCAGGAGCTGCCGCTGCCCAC GCCTCTGATCTCCTACCTGAGGAAGTTTTATTACTACGACCCCGAAGAGGAGATCAACCCGTCCCTGAAGGAGCGAGGAGGACCGGAGCCCAGCAGCCAGCCGGGGGTCCAGTCTCAAACGTAG
- the LOC141019283 gene encoding properdin-like gives MEVLSVPRVLLAVALLLGSAERSECVRCFARFNLILGQCDEELGEVEEDDCCQNPQYGYQATDGVCQSCGPPLWSPWSPWSHCNVLCGDGVKQRTRKCYGAGECEDAADTLQMEPCRDSCCDAQGWGLWLAWSSCSVTCGGGGVRRRERVCSGPPECRSACSGPSQETETCSTHNTCPVHGGWSSWSGWSQCSGSCINDQSGDVIVPSRKRHRSCSNPTPSNDTVPPGNRCPGDVVQVQDCSELPNCPVDGSWGAWSPPGPCTVSCGEGLQLSIRTCDSPAPKYGGRFCDGLSTKSSACPENPCPVDGFWSGWSSWGECSSSCIPQGHAPVRTRRRSCSNPAPSSSPLGRSCQGVDRQTETCDRLPHCPVDGVWGAWSPSSSCPVTCGVGLQESIRLCDSPAPKHGGRPCPGERRRTSICTTNVHCPVDGMWSAWSPWQPCKYPFGGRNINCKQTRGKQTRDRECLHRAHNGSICSGDGLAETRICYDVDRCYLKGTWEGWEPWSLCSPTCGPKSRRFRRRYCKPDYSDYSRAASFFGTPVADCGLPPDGGKKVEVQPCVNAPACP, from the exons ATGGAGGTTCTGTCGGTTCCGAGGGTTCTGCTGgctgtggctctgctgctgggTTCTGCTGAGCGTTCTG agtgtgtgcGGTGTTTTGCGCGGTTCAACCTGATCCTCGGTCAGTGTGATGAAGAGCTCGGTGAGGTGGAGGAAGACGACTGCTGCCAGAACCCTCAGTACGGTTACCAGGCAACAGACGGAGTGTGTCAGTCCTGTGG gcCTCCTCTGTGGTCTCCCTGGTCGCCATGGTCACATTGTAACGTCCTGTGTGGGGACGGCGTGAAGCAGAGAACCAGGAAGTGTTACGGCGCCGGAGAGTGTGAGGACGCTGCAGACACACTGCAGATGGAGCCCTGCAGAGACAGCTGCTGTgatg ctcaggGGTGGGGCTTGTGGCTCGCCTGGTCATCCTGCTCGGTGACCTGTGGAGGAGGCGGagtcaggaggagagagagagtctgcTCCGGTCCTCCTGAGTGTCGCTCGGCCTGTAGTGGTCCTTCACAGGAGACAGAGACGTGTTCAACACACAACACCTGCCCAg TTCACGGTGGCTGGTCCTCGTGGTCCGGGTGGTCTCAGTGTTCGGGGTCGTGTATCAATGACCAGAGTGGTGATGTCATCGTCCCCTCCAGGAAGCGACACCGTTCCTGCTCTAACCCCACCCCTTCCAATGACACGGTGCCACCTGGCAACCGTTGCCCTGGAGACGTCGTCCAGGTCCAGGACTGCAGTGAACTCCCCAACTGTCCCG TGGACGGCAGCTGGGGGGCGTGGTCTCCACCCGGGCCCTGCACTGTCTCCTGTGGGGAGGGGCTCCAGCTGTCAATCAGGACATGTGATAGCCCCGCCCCTAAATATGGCGGCCGTTTCTGCGACGGACTGAGCACAAAGAGCAGCGCCTGTCCTGAGAATCCCTGTCCCg TCGACGGGTTCTGGTCCGGGTGGTCCAGCTGGGGTGAGTGTTCCTCTTCCTGTATCCCACAAGGCCACGCTCCCGTCAGGACTCGCCGCCGCTCCTGTTCTAACCCCGCCCCTTCCTCCAGCCCGCTCGGCAGGAGTTGCCAAGGTGtggacaggcagacagagaccTGCGACCGCCTGCCTCACTGCCCAG TGGACGGAGTCTGGGGGGCGtggtctccctcctcttcctgtcctGTTACCTGCGGGGTGGGGCTTCAGGAGTCAATCAGGCTATGTGACAGCCCCGCCCCCAAACATGGCGGCCGGCCATGTCCTGGAGAAAGACGTCGGACCAGCATCTGTACGACCAACGTCCACTGTCCAG tgGATGGGATGTGGTCAGCATGGTCACCATGGCAACCCTGTAAGTACCCGTTCGGTGGGCGGAACATCAACTGTAAACAGACCCGCGGCAAACAGACCCGAGACCGGGAGTGTCTCCACCGGGCTCACAACGGGTCCATCTGCAGCGGAGACGGTCTGGCCGAGACACGGATCTGCTACGATGTGGACAGATGTTACC tGAAGGGCACCTGGGAGGGCTGGGAGCCGTGGAGTTTGTGCTCACCGACCTGTGGACCAAAGTCCAGACGCTTCAGGAGGAGATATTGTAAACCTGATTACAGCGACTACAG tcggGCAGCGTCGTTCTTCGGGACTCCAGTTGCAGACTGCGGCTTGCCGCCCGACGGTGGAAAGAAGGTTGAAGTTCAGCCCTGCGTCAACGCTCCCGCCTGCCCCTGA
- the LOC141020007 gene encoding uncharacterized protein codes for MRLSVSQGQIQDEVRGNIPQLRGLRGEDKHPFCSCSLSNKSHDLQKLSCWTKTREEETLLQSDRRPTELRTLEHDFTPATDLITLWQLSGFWLKDQEDTETFIMASADLLLDLMFPSKGQARCPRCGGLICSEEKARRQREEEEMEKEKARRQREEEEKARRQREEEEKARRQREEEEKARRQREEEEKDRRQREEEEKDRRQREEEEKDRRQQEEEEKARRQREEEEKDRRQREEEEKDRRQREEEEMDRRQREEEEKDRRQQEEEEMDRRQREEEEKARRQREEEEKEKEKARIQREEEEKEKARRQREEEEKEKARRQREEEEKEKEKARRQREEEEKEKARRQREEEEKEKARRQREEKEKEKEKARRQREEEEKEKEKDRRQREEEEKEKARRQREQEEKEKEKARIQREQEEKEKARRQREEEEMDRRQREEEEKEKEKARIQREEEEKEKEKARRQREEEEKEKEKEMDRRQREEEEEEKEKARRQREEEEMDRRQREREKKLLREKITQRLGGVLVVVLFISLVFSYYRGNIMSPDPVQEKSLNLMTQTDQRHVIEQCDQSERTRCEQNKDSQQAEQTGDDQGDEERDDEDKERDQEEEESDREEETEEGTIRFALLNTRSMNNKIPQILKLITQNNLDVFLPTETFLKDDKAETVLSSASPEDFRFHSQQREGRGGGVAIQFSEELQGEQLHFDHLNIASFEFVVTVVQHDEWDQPVVIINLYHPPGYNQERFRKFLNEFQSLLDEVKKKYSSIIVTGDFNIHVNKERRSYTDEFEYLLLVNDLEQHVEESTHRRGNTLDLVITTNVEVSGLFVRDDGISDHYTVYFNAKPKDTRKKTKRNKNDEQTKRFKKTEE; via the exons ATGAGGCTCTCAGTgagtcagggacagattcaggATGAAG TCAGAGGAAACATACCACAGCTCAGAGGGCTCAGGGGAGAAGATAAGCATCCTTTCTGTAGCTGCTCCCTTTCCAATAAGTCACATGACTTACAGAAACTGAGCTGCTGGACAAagaccagagaggaggaaactcTGCTGCAGTCGGACAGACGACCCACAGAGCTGAGGACACTCGAACACGACTTTACTCCAGCAACAG ACCTCATCACACTGTGGCAGCTCTCTGGTTTCTGGTTGAAGGATCAGGAGGACACAGAAACCTTCATCATGGCCTCCGCTGATCTGCTGCTGGACCTGATGTTCCCCTCGAAGGGACAGGCGAGGTGTCCTCGCTGTGGCGGCCTGATTTGCTCC GAGGAGAAGGCCAGAAGACAacgagaagaggaggagatggagaaggagaaggcCAGAAGACAacgagaagaggaggagaaggccaGAAGACAacgagaagaggaggagaaggccaGAAGACAacgagaagaggaggagaaggccaGAAGACAacgagaagaggaggagaaggacagaagacaacgagaagaggaggagaaggacagaagacaacgagaagaggaggagaaggacagaagacagcaagaagaggaggagaaggccaGAAGACAgcgagaagaggaggagaaggacagaagacaacgagaagaggaggagaaggacagaagacaacgagaagaggaggagatggacagaAGACAacgagaagaggaggagaaggacagaagacagcaagaagaggaggagatggacagaAGACAacgagaagaggaggagaaggccagaagacaaagagaagaggaggagaaggagaaggagaaggccagaatacaaagagaagaggaggagaaggagaaggccagaagacaaagagaagaggaggagaaggagaaggccagaagacaaagagaagaggaggagaaggagaaggagaaggccagaagacaaagagaagaggaggagaaggagaaggccAGAAGACAacgagaagaggaggagaaggagaaggccAGAAGACAAcgagaagagaaggagaaggagaaggagaaggccagaagacaaagagaagaggaggagaaggagaaggagaaggacagAAGACAacgagaagaggaggagaaggagaaggccagaagacaaagagaacaggaggagaaggagaaggagaaggccAGAATACAAAGagaacaggaggagaaggagaaggccAGAAGACAgcgagaagaggaggagatggacagaAGACAgcgagaagaggaggagaaggagaaggagaaggccagaatacaaagagaagaggaggagaaggagaaggagaaggccAGAAGACAacgagaagaggaggagaaggagaaggagaaggagatggaCAGAAGACAacgagaagaggaggaggaggagaaggagaaggccAGAAGACAacgagaagaggaggagatggacagaAGACAACGAGAACGTGAAAAAAAGCTTCTCAGAGAGAAAATCACTCAAAGACTTGGGGGGGTTCTGGTAGTTGTTCTGTTCATTAGTTTAGTTTTCAGCTATTACAGAGGAAACATTATGAGTCCAGATCCAGTTCAGGAGAAGAGTTTAAACCTGATGACTCAAACAGATCAGAGACATGTGATCGAACAATGTGATCAATCTGAACGGACCAgatgtgaacaaaacaaagacagtcaGCAGGCCGAACAGACTGGAGATGATcagggagatgaggagagggaTGATGAGGATAAAGAGAGAgatcaggaggaagaggagagtgatagagaggaagagacagaggaaggaacAATCAGGTTCGCGTTGCTCAATACTCGGtcgatgaataataaaataccCCAGATCTTAAAGCTCATAACACAAAACAACCTGGACGTCTTTCTCCCAACAGAGACGTTCTTAAAGGATGATAAAGCAGAAACAGTCCTCAGCAGCGCTTCACCAGAAGATTTCAGGTTCCActctcagcagagggagggcagaggaggaggggtggcgATTCAGTTCTCAGAGGAACTGCAGGGAGAACAACTTCACTTTGACCATCTAAACATAGCAAGCTTTGAGTTTGTTGTCACAGTTGTGCAACATGATGAGTGGGACCAACCTGTCGTGATCATCAACCTGTATCATCCACCAGGATACAACCAGGAACGATTCAGAAAGTTTCTGAACGAGTTTCAAAGTCTCCTGGATGAGGTCAAGAAAAAGTACAGCAGCATCATTGTGACTGGAGATTTCAACATCCACGTTAATAAAGAAAGGAGGTCCTATACTGACGAGTTTGAGTATCTTTTGCTGGTTAATGACCTTGAGCAGCATGTAGAGGAGTCAACACACCGAAGAGGTAACACTCTGGATCTGGTCATCACCACAAATGTTGAAGTCTCTGGTCTCTTTGTTCGGGATGATGGAATATCAGATCATTACACCgtttattttaatgcaaagcCAAAAGATACaagaaagaaaactaaaagaaaCAAGAACGACGAGCAGACAAAACGATTCAAAAAGACGGAGGAATAG